Proteins from a single region of Streptomyces spectabilis:
- a CDS encoding acetyl/propionyl/methylcrotonyl-CoA carboxylase subunit alpha, producing MISKLLVANRGEIAVRVFRTCRELGIATVAVYSDADADALHVRAADEAVRLPGAAPAATYLRGDLIVAAARTTGTDAVHPGYGFLSENAAFAREVVDAGLTWIGPPPEAIEAMASKTRAKELMGIAPLAPADVTGADLPVLVKAAAGGGGRGMRVVRELADLAGELAAASAEAASAFGDGEVFVEPYVEGGRHVEVQLLADAHGTVWPLGTRDCSLQRRHQKVIEEAPAPGLPDALVERLHELATRAAHKVGYRGAGTVEFLLAADGTPHFLEMNTRLQVEHPVTEEVCGVDLVALQIRVAEGHALQGPHPPRPVGHAVEARLYAEDPAAGWAPQTGTLHRLAVPDGVRLDTGYAGGDTIGVHYDAMLAKVVAYAPTRAEAVRKLAGALERTVVHGPVTNRELLVRSLRHPEFAAGRVDTSFYDRHLPELTGPDDAGPQVRYAPLAAALAESRGRSRFGGWRNLRSQPQVKRYRDAADGTEHEVRYTHTRDGLRADGVRVLAVAPDRVVLEVDGVRREFTVSRYDDSGRVHVGNVTLVALPPLPEPTVRQEPGSLLAPMPGTVVRVAEGLAVGAEVTAGQPLIWLEAMKMEHRVTAPASGTLTALHAEPGRQVEMGALLAVVQESVRESAEESVEESVEESAEESAQASGQASGQEPTSREEVSA from the coding sequence GTGATCTCGAAGCTGCTCGTGGCCAACCGGGGCGAGATCGCCGTCCGGGTCTTCCGCACCTGCCGGGAGCTCGGCATCGCCACCGTCGCCGTGTACTCCGACGCCGATGCCGACGCCCTGCACGTCCGCGCCGCCGACGAGGCCGTACGCCTGCCCGGCGCGGCCCCGGCCGCGACCTATCTGCGCGGCGACCTGATCGTGGCGGCCGCGCGGACCACGGGCACGGACGCGGTCCACCCCGGCTACGGCTTCCTCTCCGAGAACGCCGCGTTCGCCCGCGAGGTCGTCGACGCGGGGCTCACCTGGATCGGGCCGCCCCCGGAGGCCATCGAGGCGATGGCCTCCAAGACCCGGGCGAAGGAGCTGATGGGGATCGCGCCGCTCGCCCCGGCGGATGTCACCGGCGCCGATCTGCCCGTCCTGGTGAAGGCGGCGGCCGGAGGCGGCGGCCGCGGCATGCGCGTCGTACGGGAACTCGCCGACCTCGCGGGCGAGTTGGCTGCCGCGTCGGCGGAGGCGGCGAGCGCCTTCGGTGACGGCGAGGTGTTCGTCGAGCCCTATGTGGAGGGTGGGCGGCACGTGGAGGTGCAGCTCCTCGCCGACGCGCACGGCACCGTGTGGCCCCTCGGGACGCGCGACTGCTCCCTCCAGCGCCGCCACCAGAAGGTCATCGAGGAGGCCCCGGCGCCCGGCCTGCCCGACGCGCTCGTCGAGCGCCTCCACGAACTGGCCACGCGCGCGGCCCACAAGGTCGGCTACCGGGGCGCGGGCACCGTCGAGTTCCTGCTCGCCGCGGACGGCACCCCGCACTTCCTGGAGATGAACACCCGCCTCCAGGTCGAGCACCCCGTGACGGAGGAGGTGTGCGGGGTCGACCTGGTGGCGCTCCAGATCCGCGTCGCCGAGGGCCACGCCCTTCAGGGGCCGCACCCGCCCCGGCCCGTCGGACACGCCGTCGAGGCCCGTCTGTACGCGGAGGACCCGGCGGCCGGGTGGGCCCCGCAGACCGGCACCCTGCACCGCCTCGCCGTGCCCGACGGGGTGCGCCTGGACACGGGCTACGCCGGCGGCGACACCATCGGCGTGCACTACGACGCCATGCTGGCGAAGGTCGTCGCGTACGCGCCCACGCGCGCCGAAGCCGTCCGCAAGCTGGCGGGCGCCCTGGAGCGGACCGTGGTCCACGGGCCCGTCACCAACCGCGAGTTGCTCGTCCGCTCGCTGCGCCACCCCGAGTTCGCCGCCGGGCGCGTGGACACGTCCTTCTACGACCGGCACCTGCCCGAGCTGACAGGGCCCGACGACGCGGGCCCGCAGGTCCGGTACGCCCCGCTGGCCGCCGCCCTTGCCGAATCGCGCGGCCGGTCCCGCTTCGGCGGCTGGCGCAACCTGCGCTCGCAGCCGCAGGTGAAGCGGTACCGCGACGCGGCCGACGGCACCGAGCACGAGGTGCGGTACACGCACACCAGGGACGGCCTCCGGGCGGACGGCGTCCGCGTCCTCGCCGTCGCCCCCGACCGCGTGGTCCTCGAAGTCGACGGCGTACGACGGGAGTTCACGGTCTCCCGCTACGACGACTCCGGCCGGGTCCACGTCGGGAACGTGACCCTCGTGGCGCTGCCCCCGCTCCCGGAGCCCACCGTCCGGCAGGAGCCCGGCTCCCTGCTCGCGCCCATGCCGGGGACGGTCGTCCGGGTGGCCGAGGGGCTTGCGGTGGGCGCCGAGGTCACGGCGGGGCAGCCGCTGATCTGGCTGGAGGCCATGAAGATGGAGCACCGCGTCACCGCCCCCGCGTCCGGCACGCTCACCGCGCTGCACGCGGAGCCGGGCCGACAGGTGGAGATGGGCGCGCTCCTCGCCGTCGTACAGGAGTCAGTACGGGAATCAGCAGAGGAATCAGTAGAGGAATCAGTAGAGGAATCAGCAGAGGAATCAGCGCAGGCATCAGGCCAGGCATCAGGCCAGGAACCCACGTCTCGGGAGGAAGTCTCAGCATGA